CAGCCAAACTGTTCACCCTAGACAGTTAGCCTAATCAGCCAGCCTAACTCTTAGACCTAACTGGCCGTCTCAACCGCTCGGGGTGACTCAGCACCGTAGCGAGATACCCAGCGCTGGACCCTGACGAGTAGTACCACCGCATAACCAGTTAGCATAACCCCCCAGCCTAACTCAACAACCTAACTGAATAGAATAACTGAACTACCTAACTGACAAGCATAACCAGTTCGTCTGACGAGGATTTATATCGACACTCTCTGATTAGCCTCGTATGCTGACCTACACGACTTACAGCGAGGCCGGGGGCGTCGGGAAGACGACGCTGTCGGCCAACCTCGCGCGTGCGCACCGCGACCACGGCCATCGCGTCCTCGTCGTCGACCTCGACCCGCAGGACGGTTGTCTCTCCTACCTCCTCGGCGTGGACGACGACCGGAGCGACGAGGACGTGGACACCATCGTCCACCACATGATAGACCGCGGGGACGACTTCGACGGCCTGATTCGCACGACCGAGGGCATCGACGTGGTGCCGAGCCACAACATGCTCGAGCGCCTCGGCGACCTCCTCGAAAAGGCGGCCTCCATCGCCGAACAGACCGGCGAGTCGTTCTCGAAGTACGGCCGCCTCCGGCACGTCCTCGCCGCCAACGACGTGCCCGAGAACTACGACGTGCTGATAGTGGACCCGCCCGCGACGAGCGGTCCGCACCTCTACAACGCCATCGACGCGACCCGGAGCCTCGTCATCCCGGTCGAACCGAGCGGGAAGGGCGGCGAGTCCATCGCCGGACTGGAGTCAGTCGTCGCGGGTATCGAGTCGAACCTCGACATCGACGTGGGCGTGCTGGCGACCGTCGTGAATCGCTTCGAGGGCACCAACGACCAGGAAGCGGTACTCGGCGACGTGAACGACATGCCGTATCCGAACCCCGTCACGCTCCGCAAGCGGTCGAGCCTCTTCGAGGGGTGCTGGACCGAGCGGTGCAGCGCGTTCCAGTACGTCGAGGAACACCGCGACCGGGAGCGCGACCACGAGCGCGAGACGCTGGACAAACTCGACGAACTCGCGACCGTGTTGGAGGAGCGTGGGGAGCTATGAAGGAGGGCACCGGCGGCGACCCGTTCGGCGACGACGACCCGCTAGACGGCGATTCATCGGGCGAGTCGGGCGACGCTGATTCCGGCGGGACCGACGGGGACGAGCGACCGGTAGCAGCTACGAGCGTCTCCCGAGAGACGGAAGACGACTGGACCGAACGCGACTCGGACGACTCGACCGACAACTCGCGAGGCGACGACGGACTCCCGTGGGCGGTCGAGCGCAACAGCGTCAAGAGCGACCGGGAGATGGTGCAGTTCTACCTCCGGGACTTCGTGCAGGACCGCGAGTCCGAGTTCCAGCGCGAAATCGAGACCGAAACCGGATACGACACGTACCTGACCGACGTGCGCGAGGCCGCGTATCTCGTGGCGATGAACCACCCCGAGGAGGTCGCCGAACTGTTGGACGAGTGGGGTTGCGAGTACGTGTAATCGGTCGGGAGTCGAAATCGGTCGCGCGGTTCTGTTATCGCCAATCCGGACTTACGGCGCTTCTCCGTCGTAGAGCGCCCGGCCCTCGGTCGTCCGCGACCGAAAGTTCGTATATCGCTCTTCCGTTTACGGACGGCATCCTCTATCCGTCCGACTCGTCGAACGCTTCGCTCGCCTCGTCGGCGGTTTCCTCGGCCGAGATGTGGGAGTACGCCTCCATCGTCGTCTTGGGGTCGGCGTGAAGCAGGTGTTTCTGTGCCTGCTCCCACCCCTTCCGGCGGACGAGCGTGTCGCCGGCACCGCGCCGCCCGCCGTGGAGTTCGAGATACTCGCCGTCCTCGGTGTCGAGGCCCGGCACGTCCGCTGCCTTCGAGAGCCGCCGCATTAGGTTCCGACCACCCGCGGTCGTCAGCGCAGGCGGTGCGATATCCTCGGCGTAGCAGAGTTCGAGCGCGGTCGCGTCGTCGCGCATCGCCTCGATTTCCTCGTCGGTGTACCCCGCGGCGTCGAGACCGTCCGCGACCGCCGACGAGAGCGACGGAGCGTGTAGAGTCGGAAACACCGGCCACTCCTCGCTCGGCGGGTCGAAGACAGTCTGCCACCGGTCGAGCGCCGAGACGGCTTGCCGGGGAACGCCCGTCTGGCGGTACTCTTGAGACCCCTTTTCCAGTACGGTCATGGTTCCCGCGTCGAGGTCCACGTCCTTCCAGCGCACGCCCTCGCGGCGGGCGTCGTTGCGGTCGCGCAGGACTTCGCCGCCGCGCACGCCCGAATACGCGATGGTCGCGACGAACGCGCGGTCGCGCGCCTCGGCGAGCGCGTTCGACCCCGTCTCGTCTATCGCCTCGCGGGCGCGCTCGTCGGCGTACTCCACGATGGCGTTCCGTTGGGCGGGCGACCAGAGTTGCTGGCCGTGTTCGCTCCGTCGGTCGTCGTCCGGGAGCGCGCCGGTCGCGCGGCGCTTCGCGGCGGGGTTGTCCGCGAGGTGTTCGCGCCGCTGGCACCACGAGAGGTAGGCCCGCACGTAGTCGAAGTACTTGCGCGCCGAGGCGGGCGCGAGGCCGTCGGCGTCGTTCGTCCGACGCTTGAGGTGACGGGCGTAGGCTTCGAGGTCGTCCACGTCCAGCGCCGCGAACGTGTCGGCACTCCGCCGGTCGCGCGTCCACGAGAGCCACTCCCGGAGGACGCGTTCGGCGTTTCGCCGGTAGTTGCCCGAGTCGTTTCCCTTCGACTTGTCGGTGAGGTAGTCCGCGAGCGGTGCGTCGAGCGATTGGTCTGATTTCGTCATGTCGGGTTTCTCCGGAGCTCTGTCCGAATCGGCGGTTTCGTGCGTCACCGAGGGCGTCGGGGCACTAATAGTTACTTGTGATTCCTGCGCTAATCACAAGTGCGCAATTTCGTCGGCGATTCGGGGATTAGAGGCCCCATAGGACAGGAAAATAGCCATTTCAGTTTCGAATGGAGGATTTTAAATCGTAATTCGATATACGTAATTGGGAGTCGTGAAAGTTGAGACTACAGTGGGTTTAGCGGGCCTCTAATGCGTGGTATTGGACGAATTAGTGATCGAAACTCCCTCAAATCGTCTCTCGAGTACGCAATCTTACCACACTGCTAACTATTTTGGTTGTTCCCTCAAACTACCACTAGCGTTGCCACTCTAAAAATCGGTATTCAACCGGTCTGAGAATCCTTCTACCCAATACCCGTCTCTTTTTTCAGCAGCGTCAGCGTGTTATCGGCAGACACCATCGGCGCGTGCTCGTATTCGTCGGTCAGCGCGACCTGCACGAGCAGATCGACCGCCCGCCAGATGGAGTACAGCAGGCAGGCGAATGCGAAATAGAAGAACCGCAGTCCGAAGTCCTTCGCGGCAGTTGCAGGCGTGAAGCGCTTGATCGACTTGTAGCCGCTCTCAATCTCCCAGCGATAGTGATATTCCTTTACTGCTCCCGCTGAGGCATTCGTCATGAAGACAGCGTACTGCCCGTAATCTGTTCGGTCAGAGTTTTTCTTCCGTATATACACCATCGTGGTCGGGTGCCACTCGTCGTTTCTTAGATGGAGTTTCCGGTCGGTGGTGTAGTAGTCCTGATCTCGCTTCAGATTACGAGATTTTCGTGGCGTCACAAGACGAGTCGGCGCCGGAAAGAAGAATGGCGCACTACCGGTCCGACTCGACCCTCTGCGAAGAGTCAGGCGCGGACTGACTGTTCGCAACTTACTCCGATTGCCACGGTCGCTCCGTGAGGTCTTGGAGTGAGTCTATCTGATAGTCCGGTATCTCGACAGAAGACGAGGTGGGTTTCGCAGTCGGATTCACGTCATCTAAAGACCGTGCGTGGGGCTTCCAGACTGACTGAAGTCCATACTTGTTTGCGCCCACAATGTCCGATGACAGGGAATTCCCGATATAGACTGTCTGTTCTTTGGTTGCATCGAACTCCGAAAGCGCCTGCTGGAACGGTTCAGGATGTGGTTTCGCGGCGGTCTCGTACCCTGCAAGAATGATTGTGTCGAACCTCTCTCGGATGTCGAGTGCGTCTATCTTTGGCGACTGGGTATCCGGTCCTCCGTTCGTCACGAGTCCGAGTTGATACTGGTCCGCCAGCGTGTCGAGAACCTGTTCTGCATCAGGAAGGAGTTGCATTTCCGTGTAGTCGGTGAGGGCTTCGTACGCGTCCGCAACACGGAGGCCGATCGACTCGTCAAATCCCTTCTTACGTGCGAGCTTCACGAAGCACGATTCACGGCGGCGAATATCGCTTTCCGTCCCGCCAACCTCGTTAACCTCTCTCACATATTCGTCGTACGTGAAATACGGTTCGACATCCGCTCGTTCGAACGCCTCTGCCAGTCGTTCTACCCCCGAACGGATGTACTCACACAGCGTCTCGTCGAGGTCGAAGAGAACGGTCGTAACCTCAGCGGCCATAGATCGTACATATCAGACAGTGTTTAATATATTTGCGACTGGCCTGAAGCGTCCGACGATAAAAATCGGACACTTAATGGAGCTCGTTTGACGAATACGGGTATGGACCCAGAGACGTCCGGACGAAAAGACGATCACATCGACATTATCCTCGAAGAAGACGTCGAGACGACTGGAAGCGGTTTCTCTAACGTTCAGTTACTGCACGAAGCACTTCCGGAAATCCATCAAGACGACATCGACACCTCGACCGAATTCTGTGGTCACA
Above is a window of Halorussus limi DNA encoding:
- a CDS encoding ParA family protein, with protein sequence MLTYTTYSEAGGVGKTTLSANLARAHRDHGHRVLVVDLDPQDGCLSYLLGVDDDRSDEDVDTIVHHMIDRGDDFDGLIRTTEGIDVVPSHNMLERLGDLLEKAASIAEQTGESFSKYGRLRHVLAANDVPENYDVLIVDPPATSGPHLYNAIDATRSLVIPVEPSGKGGESIAGLESVVAGIESNLDIDVGVLATVVNRFEGTNDQEAVLGDVNDMPYPNPVTLRKRSSLFEGCWTERCSAFQYVEEHRDRERDHERETLDKLDELATVLEERGEL
- a CDS encoding tyrosine-type recombinase/integrase, encoding MTKSDQSLDAPLADYLTDKSKGNDSGNYRRNAERVLREWLSWTRDRRSADTFAALDVDDLEAYARHLKRRTNDADGLAPASARKYFDYVRAYLSWCQRREHLADNPAAKRRATGALPDDDRRSEHGQQLWSPAQRNAIVEYADERAREAIDETGSNALAEARDRAFVATIAYSGVRGGEVLRDRNDARREGVRWKDVDLDAGTMTVLEKGSQEYRQTGVPRQAVSALDRWQTVFDPPSEEWPVFPTLHAPSLSSAVADGLDAAGYTDEEIEAMRDDATALELCYAEDIAPPALTTAGGRNLMRRLSKAADVPGLDTEDGEYLELHGGRRGAGDTLVRRKGWEQAQKHLLHADPKTTMEAYSHISAEETADEASEAFDESDG
- a CDS encoding HAD family hydrolase, encoding MAAEVTTVLFDLDETLCEYIRSGVERLAEAFERADVEPYFTYDEYVREVNEVGGTESDIRRRESCFVKLARKKGFDESIGLRVADAYEALTDYTEMQLLPDAEQVLDTLADQYQLGLVTNGGPDTQSPKIDALDIRERFDTIILAGYETAAKPHPEPFQQALSEFDATKEQTVYIGNSLSSDIVGANKYGLQSVWKPHARSLDDVNPTAKPTSSSVEIPDYQIDSLQDLTERPWQSE